One segment of Bacillus alkalisoli DNA contains the following:
- the aroQ gene encoding type II 3-dehydroquinate dehydratase has protein sequence MMRILVINGPNLNRLGLREPHIYGDKTLSDLEHNLKGMENQHQIEVNCVQSNHEGQIIDWIHEAENQFDGIVINPGAFTHYSYAIRDAIESVSIPVVEVHISNVHARESFRHVSVTAPVTIGQIVGLGFHGYELAVLALLNKGRGN, from the coding sequence ATAATGCGAATATTAGTAATCAATGGTCCAAACTTAAATAGGCTAGGACTACGGGAGCCTCATATATATGGGGATAAAACGTTATCTGATTTAGAACACAACTTAAAAGGGATGGAAAACCAGCATCAAATTGAAGTGAACTGTGTTCAAAGCAATCATGAAGGTCAAATTATTGATTGGATTCATGAAGCGGAAAATCAATTTGACGGAATTGTTATCAATCCAGGTGCATTTACTCATTATAGCTATGCGATTAGAGATGCGATAGAAAGCGTTTCTATCCCGGTGGTAGAAGTACATATTTCTAATGTTCATGCTCGTGAAAGCTTCCGGCATGTGTCGGTAACTGCACCAGTTACCATTGGACAAATAGTTGGTTTAGGGTTTCATGGATACGAATTAGCAGTACTAGCATTGCTAAATAAAGGTAGGGGGAATTAG
- a CDS encoding M24 family metallopeptidase: MEKLTKLRNHFQDSNIDALLVTSGKNRSYLTNFTGSAGVAIITEDKAVFITDFRYTEQASKQCEGYTIVQQKGGLIEEIAEQVKELGISRLGFEQDHVTFSAYLAYKTTIKAELVPVSSMVEKLRLIKSEQEIKILKEATQIADAAFDHILTYIKPGLTELDVSNELEFFMRKNGAVSSSFDIIVASGYRSALPHGVASDKVIQTGELVTMDFGAFYKGFNSDITRTVAIGQISDELRNIYDTVLEAQLRGMRGIKAGITGREADALTRDYITEKGYGEFFGHSTGHGLGMEVHEGPSLSVKSDTILEPGMVVTVEPGIYIAGVGGCRIEDDTVVTENGNESLSHSTKELITL, translated from the coding sequence ATGGAAAAGTTAACAAAGCTTAGAAATCATTTTCAAGATTCAAATATTGATGCACTTTTAGTAACGAGCGGGAAAAACCGTAGTTATTTAACAAACTTCACAGGAAGTGCAGGAGTTGCAATTATTACCGAAGATAAAGCGGTGTTCATTACCGATTTCCGTTACACAGAGCAAGCGAGCAAGCAGTGTGAAGGTTACACGATTGTTCAACAAAAAGGTGGATTAATAGAAGAGATTGCAGAACAAGTAAAAGAACTAGGAATTAGTAGACTTGGTTTCGAACAAGATCACGTAACTTTCTCTGCATATTTAGCATACAAAACAACTATTAAAGCTGAACTTGTTCCTGTTTCAAGCATGGTGGAAAAATTACGCTTGATTAAGTCTGAGCAAGAGATTAAGATATTAAAGGAAGCAACGCAAATAGCGGACGCAGCTTTCGATCATATCCTTACATACATAAAACCTGGTTTAACAGAACTAGATGTTTCCAATGAGTTAGAATTCTTTATGAGAAAGAATGGAGCGGTATCTTCGTCATTTGACATTATCGTAGCATCCGGTTACCGTTCAGCATTACCACACGGTGTGGCTTCTGATAAAGTAATTCAAACTGGTGAACTAGTAACGATGGACTTTGGTGCGTTTTACAAAGGATTCAACTCTGATATCACTCGTACAGTAGCGATTGGACAAATTAGTGATGAGCTTCGTAACATTTATGATACTGTCCTAGAAGCACAACTTCGCGGTATGAGAGGTATTAAAGCTGGTATTACTGGTCGTGAAGCAGACGCGTTGACTCGAGATTATATTACAGAAAAGGGCTATGGAGAGTTCTTTGGTCACTCTACAGGTCACGGATTAGGAATGGAAGTACATGAAGGACCATCCTTGTCGGTTAAATCTGATACAATCTTAGAGCCAGGAATGGTTGTAACAGTGGAGCCAGGTATTTATATAGCTGGTGTAGGTGGATGCCGTATTGAAGATGATACAGTAGTTACAGAAAACGGTAATGAAAGCTTATCTCACTCCACAAAAGAACTTATTACATTATAA
- the mntR gene encoding transcriptional regulator MntR, whose product MPTPSMEDYIEQIYLLIEDKGYARVSDIAEALAVHPSSVTKMVQKLDKDEYLVYEKYRGLVLTAKGKKIGKRLVDRHELLEQFLRIIGVDEENIYNDVEGIEHHLSWNAIDRIGDLVQYFEEDENRTKVLQEIQHKNEN is encoded by the coding sequence ATGCCGACACCGAGCATGGAAGATTATATTGAACAAATATATTTGTTAATAGAAGATAAAGGATACGCCAGAGTTTCAGACATCGCAGAAGCGTTAGCCGTTCACCCTTCATCCGTTACAAAAATGGTTCAAAAACTAGACAAAGATGAATACTTAGTTTATGAAAAATACCGCGGTCTTGTTTTAACAGCTAAAGGGAAAAAAATAGGGAAAAGATTAGTTGACCGTCATGAATTACTAGAACAATTTTTAAGAATTATCGGCGTAGATGAAGAAAACATATACAACGATGTAGAAGGAATAGAACATCACCTAAGTTGGAATGCCATTGACAGAATTGGCGATTTAGTTCAATACTTCGAAGAAGACGAAAATAGAACAAAAGTCTTGCAGGAAATTCAACACAAAAACGAAAATTAA
- the gcvPB gene encoding aminomethyl-transferring glycine dehydrogenase subunit GcvPB, with product MNKQQDQPLIFELTREGRIGYSLPENDVPEISLNDVIPNDYIRMEEPNLPEVSELDIMRHYTALSNRNHGVDSGFYPLGSCTMKYNPKINENVARFAGFSHIHPLQHESTVQGALGLMYDLQEHLKEITGMDEVTLQPAAGAHGEWTGLMMIRAYHEMNGETNRTKVIVPDSAHGTNPASATVAGLETITVKSNEHGLVDLDDLRRVVGPDTAALMLTNPNTLGLFEENILEMAEIVHGVGGKLYYDGANLNAVMSKARPGDMGFDVVHLNLHKTFTGPHGGGGPGSGPVGVKADLIPFLPKPLVVKKDDSTFGFDYDRPQSIGRVKPYYGNFGINVRAYTYIRSMGPDGLKAVTEYAVLNANYMMRRLAEHYDLPFDRHCKHEFVLSGKRQKKLGVRTLDIAKRLLDFGYHPPTIYFPLNVEECIMIEPTETESKETLDEFIDAMIQIAKEAETNPEVVQEAPHTTVVGRLDETLAARKPILRYQKA from the coding sequence ATGAATAAGCAACAAGATCAACCGTTAATTTTTGAACTTACTAGAGAAGGCCGCATTGGTTACAGCTTGCCTGAAAACGATGTACCTGAAATTTCGTTAAATGACGTTATTCCAAACGACTATATCCGCATGGAAGAGCCAAACTTACCAGAAGTTTCTGAGCTAGATATTATGCGTCATTACACTGCATTATCTAACAGAAACCATGGTGTAGATTCTGGATTCTATCCACTTGGATCTTGTACGATGAAATACAATCCGAAAATTAATGAAAATGTTGCTCGTTTTGCTGGTTTCTCTCACATTCACCCGCTTCAACATGAAAGCACAGTTCAAGGTGCACTAGGGTTAATGTATGATTTACAAGAGCATTTAAAAGAAATTACTGGTATGGATGAAGTAACACTTCAACCTGCAGCAGGTGCTCATGGTGAGTGGACTGGATTAATGATGATCCGTGCTTATCATGAAATGAATGGTGAAACGAACCGTACGAAAGTAATCGTACCGGATTCTGCTCACGGAACAAATCCAGCATCTGCAACAGTAGCTGGTCTTGAAACAATTACTGTTAAATCGAACGAACATGGATTAGTAGACTTAGATGACTTACGTCGTGTAGTTGGTCCTGATACTGCAGCATTAATGTTAACAAACCCGAACACACTTGGTCTTTTTGAAGAAAACATTCTTGAAATGGCTGAGATAGTACACGGTGTTGGTGGTAAGCTTTACTATGATGGAGCAAACTTAAACGCAGTTATGAGTAAAGCACGCCCTGGCGACATGGGCTTTGACGTTGTTCACTTAAACTTACACAAAACATTTACTGGTCCTCACGGAGGCGGTGGCCCAGGTTCTGGTCCTGTAGGGGTTAAGGCTGACTTAATTCCATTCTTACCTAAGCCATTAGTAGTGAAGAAAGATGACAGCACATTCGGTTTTGATTACGACCGTCCACAATCTATTGGACGTGTAAAACCATACTACGGAAACTTTGGAATCAACGTTCGTGCATACACATATATCCGTTCAATGGGTCCTGATGGACTAAAAGCGGTAACAGAATATGCTGTATTAAATGCAAACTACATGATGCGTCGTTTAGCAGAGCACTATGACTTACCATTCGACCGTCATTGTAAGCATGAGTTCGTTCTTTCAGGAAAGCGTCAAAAGAAACTTGGTGTACGTACACTTGATATTGCAAAACGTCTGCTTGACTTTGGTTACCATCCGCCAACAATCTATTTCCCATTAAATGTGGAAGAGTGTATCATGATTGAGCCAACGGAAACAGAATCAAAAGAAACGTTAGATGAGTTCATCGATGCAATGATTCAAATTGCTAAAGAAGCAGAAACAAACCCAGAAGTTGTTCAAGAGGCACCACATACAACTGTTGTAGGTCGTCTTGATGAAACACTTGCAGCACGTAAGCCTATATTAAGATACCAAAAAGCATAA
- a CDS encoding patatin-like phospholipase family protein: MFIDGVFSGGGIKGYALVGALQAIENKGLRFVRVAGTSAGSIIAAFVAAGYTADEMNKMLDEMNVKQFLDERKTFLPFSFTKWLLLYWRLGLYKGDALEAWLTKKLAAKGIYSFGDLPPQSLRIIASDLTSGRIVTLPEDLPKYNVNPRTFPVAKAIRMSCSIPYFFEPVKLKNKGACHLFVDGGVLSNFPLWLFDNDRIPKVRPALGIQLSSNLEDGPVNKINNAITMFGALFETMKDAHDAKYISRRHEKNIIFIPTDHVIATEFELAELKKEALVQLGKQKAELFLRKWCY, translated from the coding sequence TTGTTCATTGATGGTGTATTTTCTGGAGGAGGAATTAAAGGATATGCGTTAGTAGGTGCCTTACAAGCAATTGAAAACAAAGGCCTTCGCTTTGTTCGAGTTGCAGGCACGAGTGCTGGATCTATCATTGCGGCATTTGTTGCAGCAGGTTACACCGCAGATGAAATGAATAAAATGTTAGACGAGATGAATGTGAAACAATTTTTAGATGAGCGAAAAACGTTTCTCCCGTTCTCTTTCACAAAGTGGCTCCTTTTATATTGGCGACTAGGTTTATATAAGGGAGATGCATTAGAAGCGTGGCTGACAAAAAAATTAGCTGCGAAAGGAATTTACTCTTTTGGCGATTTACCACCTCAGTCATTACGTATTATTGCATCAGACTTAACTAGCGGAAGAATTGTCACATTGCCAGAGGATCTTCCGAAATACAATGTAAATCCAAGAACATTTCCCGTTGCAAAAGCAATTCGTATGAGCTGTAGCATTCCCTACTTTTTTGAACCTGTAAAATTGAAAAATAAAGGTGCCTGCCACTTATTTGTAGATGGAGGAGTGTTAAGTAACTTTCCACTATGGTTATTTGACAATGATAGAATACCGAAAGTCAGACCTGCTCTAGGAATTCAGCTAAGTTCAAATTTAGAAGACGGCCCAGTTAATAAAATAAATAACGCCATCACGATGTTCGGTGCACTCTTTGAAACAATGAAAGACGCCCACGATGCAAAATATATCTCAAGAAGACACGAAAAAAACATTATCTTCATCCCAACCGACCATGTCATCGCCACCGAATTCGAACTAGCAGAACTAAAAAAAGAAGCCCTCGTCCAATTAGGAAAACAAAAAGCCGAACTCTTCCTAAGAAAATGGTGTTATTGA
- the gcvPA gene encoding aminomethyl-transferring glycine dehydrogenase subunit GcvPA, translating to MKHRYLPMTEKDMQEMLDTIGVSNVNELFADIPEKVRFEGPYNIKEAKSESELMKELADLASQNKNLKEYASFLGAGVYDHYMPVIVDHVISRSEFYTAYTPYQPEISQGELQAIFEFQTMICELTGMDVANSSMYDGPTSLAEAAMLSCGHTKKKKVLISSAVHPEAKDVVKSYAKGQYIEVVEVPATNGVTDLEALKELMSDEVGAVLVQYPNFFGQIESLKDIEQIVHETKAMFVVSSNPMSLGALTPPGKLGADIVVGDAQPFGIPTQFGGPHCGYFAVTTKLMRKVPGRLVGQTIDEQGRRGFVLTLQAREQHIRRDKATSNICSNQALNALAASVAMTALGKKGVKEMAIRNIQKAQYAKTAMEQNGLEVVFTGPFFNEFVVKLNRPVQEVNEGLLNKGIIGGYDLGQTFPELEQHMLIAVTELRTKEEIDTLAKELGDGNE from the coding sequence ATGAAACATCGTTATTTACCGATGACGGAAAAAGATATGCAAGAAATGCTAGATACAATTGGTGTTTCTAACGTTAATGAACTTTTTGCAGACATTCCAGAGAAAGTTCGCTTTGAAGGACCATACAACATTAAGGAAGCAAAATCAGAATCAGAACTAATGAAAGAATTAGCTGACTTAGCTAGCCAAAATAAAAACTTAAAAGAGTATGCATCATTCTTAGGTGCAGGAGTTTACGACCACTATATGCCTGTTATCGTAGACCATGTTATTTCTCGTTCTGAGTTTTATACAGCTTACACTCCATACCAACCAGAAATTTCTCAAGGAGAGCTTCAAGCAATCTTTGAATTCCAAACAATGATTTGTGAATTAACAGGAATGGACGTTGCAAACTCATCTATGTATGATGGTCCAACTTCTTTAGCAGAAGCAGCAATGCTTTCTTGTGGACATACAAAGAAAAAGAAAGTGCTAATTTCTAGCGCTGTTCACCCTGAAGCAAAAGACGTTGTAAAATCTTATGCAAAAGGTCAATACATCGAAGTGGTAGAAGTACCTGCTACAAATGGTGTGACAGACTTAGAAGCTTTAAAAGAATTAATGAGTGATGAAGTTGGAGCAGTTTTAGTACAGTATCCTAACTTCTTTGGTCAAATTGAATCGTTAAAAGATATTGAGCAAATCGTTCATGAAACGAAGGCGATGTTTGTTGTTTCTTCTAATCCAATGTCTCTGGGTGCTTTAACACCTCCAGGAAAACTAGGTGCTGACATTGTTGTAGGAGATGCGCAACCATTTGGTATTCCAACTCAATTCGGTGGACCGCATTGCGGTTATTTTGCCGTAACTACAAAATTAATGAGAAAAGTTCCAGGTCGTCTAGTGGGACAAACTATAGATGAACAAGGTCGTCGTGGGTTTGTATTAACACTTCAAGCACGTGAGCAACATATTCGTCGCGATAAAGCTACTTCAAACATCTGTTCAAACCAAGCTCTTAATGCGTTAGCTGCATCTGTTGCGATGACAGCGTTAGGTAAAAAAGGTGTAAAAGAAATGGCGATTCGTAATATCCAAAAAGCTCAATATGCAAAAACAGCGATGGAGCAAAATGGATTAGAAGTTGTCTTTACAGGACCATTCTTCAATGAGTTCGTTGTAAAGTTAAACCGCCCTGTTCAAGAAGTAAACGAAGGTTTATTAAATAAAGGTATTATCGGAGGGTATGATTTAGGTCAAACTTTCCCTGAATTAGAACAACATATGTTAATTGCCGTAACAGAATTACGCACAAAAGAGGAAATCGACACACTTGCGAAAGAATTGGGGGATGGCAATGAATAA
- a CDS encoding DinB family protein has translation MFLETEQARECLLNLLEPLDDYDFQLKVDGGWTIGEIVEHLYLIEKRIVQSMKNAVVYQLVTSNREVHLKDILKNRTRKVDAPTYLKPSGADFTKKELLSLLENSRDELKEFLDNTDMKELCLYGFTHRWIGDLTCKQWVELIGYHELRHISQMGDILSTPIIDD, from the coding sequence ATGTTTCTTGAAACGGAGCAGGCTAGAGAATGTTTACTGAATTTGTTAGAACCCTTAGATGATTATGACTTCCAGCTAAAAGTAGATGGTGGTTGGACAATCGGAGAGATTGTAGAACACCTCTATTTAATTGAGAAGAGAATTGTACAAAGTATGAAGAATGCAGTGGTGTACCAATTAGTAACATCAAACAGAGAAGTTCACTTGAAAGATATCTTGAAAAATCGAACTAGAAAAGTAGATGCACCAACATACCTTAAACCGTCTGGTGCCGACTTTACAAAAAAAGAATTGCTTTCATTACTAGAAAATTCTCGTGATGAACTAAAAGAATTCCTTGATAATACGGATATGAAAGAGTTATGTTTGTATGGGTTTACTCATCGGTGGATTGGAGATTTAACATGTAAACAATGGGTGGAACTGATAGGCTACCATGAACTCCGACATATTTCGCAAATGGGAGATATTTTATCTACTCCTATCATAGACGATTAG
- a CDS encoding lipoate--protein ligase family protein codes for MQKETWRFIDSGEKSPYFNMALDEALLDWHSEGRIPPTIRFYGWNPPTLSIGYFQKVEKEVNMDAVRESNLGFVRRPTGGRGVLHDKELTYSVIVSEEHPDMPHTVTEAYRVISEGILEGFKSLGLDAYFAIPRTEEEKQGLKDPRSAVCFDAPSWYELVVEGRKVAGSAQTRQKGVILQHGSILLDIDEDLLFSLFNYPSERVKERMQKNFKNKAVAVNALRDKPVTVEEAKGAFKKGFEKGLNIHLEPYELTEEERAYVDKIVREKYATDDWNYKR; via the coding sequence ATGCAGAAAGAAACTTGGCGTTTTATAGATTCAGGAGAAAAATCCCCTTATTTTAATATGGCATTAGATGAAGCGTTATTAGACTGGCATAGTGAAGGTAGGATTCCACCTACTATTAGGTTTTATGGCTGGAATCCCCCAACATTATCTATTGGCTATTTTCAAAAAGTCGAAAAAGAAGTTAATATGGATGCAGTTAGGGAGAGTAATCTAGGTTTTGTTCGCAGACCTACTGGTGGTAGAGGTGTGTTACACGATAAAGAGTTAACGTATAGTGTTATCGTATCAGAAGAACATCCAGATATGCCACATACTGTAACAGAAGCTTATCGTGTTATTTCAGAAGGTATATTAGAAGGGTTTAAATCTTTAGGATTAGATGCTTATTTTGCAATACCACGTACAGAAGAAGAAAAACAAGGCTTAAAAGATCCACGTTCAGCAGTTTGTTTTGACGCTCCTTCTTGGTATGAGTTAGTAGTAGAAGGAAGAAAGGTAGCGGGAAGCGCGCAAACACGTCAAAAAGGTGTTATTTTACAACACGGTTCTATCCTACTAGATATAGATGAAGATCTACTCTTCAGCCTGTTCAACTATCCGAGTGAACGAGTAAAAGAACGTATGCAAAAGAACTTCAAAAACAAAGCAGTTGCTGTTAATGCTTTACGTGACAAACCAGTTACGGTAGAAGAAGCAAAAGGAGCGTTCAAAAAAGGATTTGAAAAAGGACTTAACATTCATTTAGAGCCATACGAGTTAACAGAAGAAGAGAGAGCATATGTAGATAAAATAGTAAGAGAAAAATATGCCACAGACGACTGGAATTATAAAAGGTAA
- a CDS encoding YqhR family membrane protein, with the protein MVLSENEQLDQNKREEPMSFMTKVIITGLVGGILWSSLGYVAYIFNFTEISPNFVLQPWALGAWKNGILGNIISIVVIGILGIGAAIAYFAALKKFPQFWIGILYGGALWGLVFIILNPMFPSIETVNKLTLETNVTNLCLYILFGVFVGYSISFEHNEMQYRKQHGSHQQTSNK; encoded by the coding sequence ATGGTGTTGAGTGAGAACGAACAGTTAGATCAAAATAAACGTGAAGAACCAATGAGCTTCATGACAAAAGTAATCATCACAGGTTTAGTTGGTGGCATATTATGGAGTTCCCTTGGATATGTAGCTTACATATTTAACTTTACAGAAATCAGCCCAAATTTCGTCCTACAACCGTGGGCCCTAGGAGCTTGGAAAAATGGCATCCTTGGAAATATCATAAGTATTGTCGTCATAGGAATTTTAGGAATCGGAGCCGCAATTGCTTATTTTGCCGCATTAAAAAAATTCCCTCAGTTTTGGATTGGTATTTTGTACGGTGGAGCACTATGGGGGTTAGTATTTATCATCTTGAACCCGATGTTTCCTTCTATTGAAACGGTAAATAAATTAACTTTAGAAACAAACGTTACAAACTTATGCTTATATATCCTTTTCGGAGTGTTTGTAGGTTATTCGATTTCGTTTGAACATAATGAAATGCAGTATAGAAAGCAACATGGTAGCCATCAGCAAACATCAAACAAGTAG
- a CDS encoding DUF3221 domain-containing protein — protein sequence MKRVSSFILFIFILSACGQQGESNNSINTSYINKQEGIIAEIQENQNNRKQILVIPNTDFEDISNKTPNELVKIAQEKDGAYYSIAPGKYEELELGTKVIVYWDGDQNDTEPPQRGADKIEVITNK from the coding sequence GTGAAAAGAGTGTCATCTTTTATCTTGTTTATTTTTATTTTGAGTGCTTGCGGTCAGCAAGGGGAGAGTAATAATAGCATTAACACTAGTTATATAAACAAACAAGAAGGAATTATTGCAGAAATACAGGAGAATCAAAATAATAGGAAACAGATATTAGTTATTCCTAATACTGATTTTGAAGATATTTCAAATAAAACCCCTAATGAGTTAGTCAAGATAGCTCAAGAAAAAGACGGAGCCTATTATTCGATTGCGCCAGGTAAGTACGAAGAATTAGAATTAGGCACAAAGGTTATTGTGTATTGGGATGGGGATCAAAATGATACAGAACCACCACAACGTGGCGCAGATAAGATAGAAGTGATTACTAATAAGTAA
- a CDS encoding rhodanese-like domain-containing protein encodes MTLLYVLLGITAAIIIYSIVTVLYQRKIITSLSEEEFRAGYRKAQLIDVREPKEFDGGHILGARNIPVSQFKMRMKEIRPDQPVYLYCQNTMRSGRAAHLLRRKGYKNLYQLKGGFKKWGGKIKAKN; translated from the coding sequence TTGACTTTATTATATGTATTACTAGGGATTACTGCAGCAATTATTATTTATTCTATCGTTACTGTTTTGTATCAGCGTAAAATTATTACTTCCTTATCAGAAGAAGAATTTCGTGCTGGATACCGAAAAGCTCAGTTAATTGATGTTCGTGAGCCAAAAGAATTTGATGGCGGGCATATTCTTGGTGCAAGAAACATACCTGTTTCTCAATTTAAAATGAGAATGAAAGAAATTCGTCCTGACCAACCGGTTTATTTATACTGCCAAAACACTATGCGTAGTGGACGAGCTGCACACCTTTTACGTCGTAAAGGATACAAAAACTTGTATCAATTAAAAGGCGGCTTCAAAAAATGGGGCGGGAAAATTAAAGCAAAAAACTAA
- a CDS encoding restriction endonuclease, which yields MKHNLETKIKIGNHTKMLWESNSIAKQRMIMGLKRSGLSQKGKIKVVRTKRYCKRCNLEFVTLISSSKVYCGRNCSGKEAIRNATVAYVANRNHIHECIRILVIQWSITNKEIVLKTPYNKIRTSLKSLLDEIKIRYGVSDIRVICKAVLGVDTGRKDLIRFMKKISSENIC from the coding sequence ATGAAACATAATCTAGAAACAAAGATAAAAATAGGCAATCATACTAAAATGCTTTGGGAATCTAACAGTATAGCTAAACAAAGGATGATCATGGGTTTAAAAAGATCTGGATTATCCCAAAAAGGTAAAATTAAAGTTGTGAGAACTAAAAGGTATTGTAAAAGGTGTAATCTTGAGTTTGTGACATTAATTTCTTCATCAAAAGTATATTGTGGTAGAAATTGTTCGGGTAAAGAAGCTATTAGAAACGCCACAGTAGCTTATGTAGCAAATAGAAATCATATTCATGAATGTATTAGGATTCTTGTAATACAATGGTCTATTACAAATAAGGAAATTGTCTTAAAAACACCTTATAACAAAATAAGAACAAGTCTTAAATCTTTACTTGATGAAATCAAAATAAGGTATGGTGTTTCTGATATTAGGGTTATTTGTAAGGCTGTATTAGGTGTTGACACTGGTAGAAAAGATTTAATCAGGTTTATGAAAAAAATAAGTAGTGAAAATATATGCTGA
- the efp gene encoding elongation factor P: MISVNDFRTGVTVEVDGGIWRVMDFQHVKPGKGAAFVRSKLRNLRTGAIQEKTFRAGEKVGKAQIDNRKMQYLYANGDLHVFMDTESYDQIELPATQIEYELKYLKENMEVAIMMYHGETIGIELPNTVELKVTETEPGIKGDTASGGTKPAIVETGLSVQVPFFINEGDVLIINTTEGSYVSRA; this comes from the coding sequence ATGATTTCAGTAAATGATTTTCGCACAGGTGTAACAGTAGAAGTAGACGGAGGAATTTGGCGCGTAATGGATTTCCAACACGTTAAGCCAGGTAAAGGAGCAGCTTTCGTTCGCTCTAAACTTCGTAACCTACGTACTGGTGCGATTCAAGAAAAAACGTTCCGTGCTGGTGAAAAAGTGGGGAAAGCACAAATTGACAACCGTAAAATGCAATATCTATATGCAAACGGTGACTTACACGTGTTCATGGACACGGAGTCATACGACCAAATTGAATTACCAGCAACTCAAATCGAGTACGAATTAAAATATTTAAAAGAAAACATGGAAGTTGCTATCATGATGTATCATGGTGAAACAATCGGTATCGAGCTTCCAAACACTGTAGAATTAAAAGTAACAGAAACAGAACCAGGAATTAAAGGTGACACTGCTTCAGGTGGTACTAAACCAGCTATAGTTGAAACAGGACTATCAGTTCAAGTTCCTTTCTTCATTAACGAAGGTGACGTGCTAATCATTAATACAACAGAGGGAAGCTACGTATCCCGCGCATAA
- a CDS encoding SA1362 family protein, which yields MKKSIQKPILITILSLAGFYVIYELFNNTRGFITSMLVIVGVATLIFFVFRYFISGRIVGSDSNYRKALQQSKKKYNANSKPVVTLNGKERKPTKSTSSIKRKSSTHLTVIEGKKNKKKNRAFF from the coding sequence ATGAAAAAAAGTATACAGAAACCAATATTAATCACCATTTTATCTTTGGCAGGTTTTTATGTTATTTACGAGCTCTTTAACAATACAAGAGGTTTTATAACTAGTATGCTTGTAATCGTTGGAGTAGCGACACTTATCTTTTTTGTGTTCCGTTATTTTATTTCGGGTCGAATTGTGGGATCGGACTCCAATTACAGAAAAGCATTGCAGCAATCAAAGAAAAAATATAATGCAAACTCTAAGCCGGTCGTTACACTTAATGGCAAAGAGAGAAAGCCAACGAAATCGACTTCATCTATTAAAAGAAAATCTTCTACGCATTTAACTGTGATTGAAGGAAAGAAAAACAAGAAAAAAAACCGAGCATTCTTTTAA